A genomic segment from Macadamia integrifolia cultivar HAES 741 unplaced genomic scaffold, SCU_Mint_v3 scaffold1676, whole genome shotgun sequence encodes:
- the LOC122064521 gene encoding uncharacterized protein LOC122064521 — MVKRILMDNGSSTDILFLEAFQKMGLGEEKLKRVEHPLQGFSRAPVKVEGSIELPVRDGTEDRQVTVMINFLVVDITSAYNAILERFGLNLLKAIVSTPHLKMKFSTKNGLASDIPGIAKEVIEHQLSVDPTKKPMQQKKRTFTPERQHKIEEVEKLLKAKFIREIQYPEWISNVVMVPK; from the exons ATGGTAAAGAGGATCTTAATGGATAATGGTAGCTcaactgatatcctgttcctcgaagcttttcAAAAGATGGGCCTGGGCGAAGAAAAGCTGAAGAGGGTTGAACACCCATTACAGGGGTTCTCAAGAGCCCCAGTAAAGGTTGAAGGTTCAATTGAATTACCAGTAAGAGATGGCACTGAAGATCGCCAAGTCACAGTTATGATAAATTTTCTCGTGGTCGACATCACTTCTGCGTACAATGCCATATTGGAAAGATTTGGCTTGAACCTATTAAAAGCCATCGTCTCTACaccacatctcaagatgaagttctCTACAAAGAATGGG TTAGCCTCAGATATACCCGGAATAGCTAAAGAAGTGATTGAGCATCAACTAAGTGTTGATCCGACTAAGAAGCCtatgcagcagaagaagagaaccTTCACCCCCGAGAGGCAGCATAAGATAGAAGAAGTTGAGAAATTACTGAAGGCTAAGTTCATCCGGGAGATCCAATATCCAGAATGGATATCtaatgtggtgatggtcccaaAG